One genomic window of Streptomyces sp. NBC_01498 includes the following:
- a CDS encoding class I SAM-dependent methyltransferase yields the protein MYRRADDPWHLSERWYEQRKYDLTVAALPLPRYRRAFEPACSVGELTLRLAPRCDSLLACDRVASVVAGTAGRFAGLPRVTVRHMTIPEQWPAGTFDLIVLSEVLYYLDEPGFDRVLHHVAATLEPGGTLATAHWNHPVREHLSTGEAIATRLSQVSGLSLLADHREDDFVLQIHTRAGTDGRTAASPARREGLV from the coding sequence ATGTACCGGCGGGCGGACGACCCGTGGCACCTTTCGGAACGGTGGTACGAGCAGCGGAAATACGACCTGACCGTCGCCGCGCTGCCGCTCCCCCGCTACCGGCGGGCGTTCGAACCGGCCTGCTCGGTCGGCGAACTCACCCTGCGCCTGGCGCCGCGGTGCGACTCACTGCTGGCATGCGACCGCGTGGCCTCCGTCGTGGCGGGCACCGCAGGACGTTTCGCCGGGCTGCCACGGGTGACGGTCCGGCACATGACGATCCCCGAACAGTGGCCGGCCGGCACCTTCGACCTGATCGTGCTCTCCGAGGTCCTCTACTACCTGGACGAGCCGGGCTTCGACCGAGTCCTGCATCACGTGGCGGCCACGCTCGAACCCGGCGGCACGCTGGCCACGGCGCACTGGAACCATCCCGTACGGGAGCACCTGAGCACCGGTGAGGCCATCGCCACGCGCCTGTCCCAGGTCTCCGGTCTTTCCCTGCTCGCCGACCACCGCGAGGACGACTTCGTCCTCCAGATCCACACACGTGCCGGTACGGACGGCCGTACCGCCGCGAGTCCCGCGCGGCGCGAAGGACTCGTATGA
- a CDS encoding PIG-L deacetylase family protein — translation MTPHAEGRPVYADPIQAPGTDEELWRSWPGWEGLPDFRLPTSGRVVVVAAHPDDEVLGAGGTIALLRGAGAEVTVVSVTDGERSHAASGRVTPAGLAGIRSGELRDALSHLGGADVVALKVPDTEVARHEDRVRSALGRVLAGARLCLAPWTGDVHGDHEAAGRAALAASRDLGVSCAMYPVWMWHWARPGDPRVPWGAAARVRLSPDVLRRKRLAVGCFVSQTEPLGPLPEDAAILPPDELAHHLRPFEVVLT, via the coding sequence GTGACGCCGCACGCCGAAGGCCGGCCGGTGTACGCGGACCCCATCCAGGCGCCGGGCACCGACGAGGAGCTCTGGCGGTCGTGGCCGGGCTGGGAGGGGCTCCCCGACTTCCGGCTTCCCACCTCCGGCCGGGTGGTGGTCGTCGCGGCCCATCCGGACGACGAAGTGCTCGGCGCGGGCGGCACCATCGCCCTGCTGCGCGGCGCGGGCGCGGAGGTGACCGTGGTGTCCGTGACCGACGGCGAACGTTCCCACGCCGCGTCCGGCAGGGTGACCCCGGCGGGCCTGGCGGGCATCCGGAGCGGGGAGCTGAGGGACGCGCTCTCCCATCTGGGTGGGGCCGATGTCGTCGCCCTGAAGGTGCCCGACACGGAAGTGGCTCGGCACGAGGACCGGGTGAGGAGCGCCCTTGGGCGCGTACTGGCAGGGGCCCGGCTGTGCCTCGCGCCGTGGACGGGAGATGTGCACGGCGACCACGAGGCAGCCGGACGGGCCGCGCTGGCCGCGTCGCGGGACCTTGGGGTGTCGTGTGCGATGTATCCGGTGTGGATGTGGCACTGGGCGCGACCGGGTGACCCGCGCGTGCCGTGGGGGGCCGCCGCGCGCGTCCGGCTGTCCCCCGATGTGCTGCGCCGCAAGCGCCTGGCCGTCGGCTGCTTCGTGAGTCAGACCGAACCGTTGGGCCCGCTCCCCGAGGACGCGGCCATCCTGCCCCCGGACGAACTCGCCCACCATCTGAGGCCCTTCGAGGTGGTCCTCACGTGA
- a CDS encoding SRPBCC family protein → MAVRHRLIERSAGDVRAVLADGSRYGDRVVGTSETQPREGAWPEVGSSITYTVRLGRWSASGSTIVRRCEEPGVLELEADSGWLGTARIAVEIRPWGENALVVVDEHPLRGPGGLLNNTAVDALIQLRHRSMLARLADVVESLPGRERAGI, encoded by the coding sequence ATGGCCGTACGACACCGATTGATCGAACGGTCCGCGGGGGACGTTCGGGCGGTGCTCGCTGACGGTTCGCGGTACGGCGACCGGGTGGTCGGCACGTCCGAGACGCAACCCCGGGAGGGGGCCTGGCCGGAGGTCGGTTCGAGCATCACGTACACGGTTCGGCTGGGACGGTGGTCGGCCTCGGGCAGCACGATCGTCCGGCGGTGCGAGGAGCCCGGGGTGCTGGAGCTGGAGGCGGACAGCGGATGGCTCGGCACCGCGCGGATCGCCGTCGAGATCCGTCCCTGGGGCGAGAACGCCCTGGTCGTCGTCGACGAGCATCCGCTGCGTGGACCGGGCGGGCTGCTCAACAACACGGCTGTGGACGCCCTGATCCAGCTTCGACACCGCTCCATGCTCGCCCGGCTGGCGGACGTGGTGGAGAGCCTTCCCGGGCGCGAGCGAGCGGGTATCTGA
- a CDS encoding glycosyltransferase — protein sequence MTVKAVAVVIPAHNEERLLPRALDAVRRAAAHPGLAGVRIATVVVTDSCVDRTAEIAARAQAVVVSTDCQNPGTARAVGVAHALDLLGADGTWIASTDADSAVPPHWLSFQHTKAHEGWAAVVGTVRLPPSVVAFRHSLRYHADRPAPPAPWDHPHVHGANLGVSANAYRDVEGFQPLAVGEDRALVRALLRRGHRILRTDECPVLTSDRLHARATGGFAHDLAVISTHTTTPRPSQEGNSSNRADRASIRQTRALADEAGIEQRDGHRPSLGGEPSVQQP from the coding sequence ATGACCGTCAAGGCCGTCGCCGTCGTCATTCCCGCGCACAACGAGGAGAGGCTGCTGCCGAGGGCGCTGGACGCCGTGCGGCGTGCCGCGGCCCATCCCGGTCTCGCCGGAGTGCGTATCGCGACGGTGGTCGTCACCGATTCGTGCGTCGACCGCACCGCCGAGATCGCCGCGCGTGCCCAAGCCGTCGTCGTCTCCACCGACTGTCAGAACCCGGGCACGGCCCGGGCCGTCGGTGTCGCGCACGCCCTGGACCTCCTGGGCGCCGACGGTACGTGGATCGCGTCCACGGACGCCGACAGCGCTGTCCCGCCGCACTGGCTCAGCTTCCAGCACACAAAGGCACACGAGGGATGGGCCGCGGTCGTCGGAACCGTACGCCTGCCGCCCTCCGTCGTCGCCTTCAGGCACTCCCTCCGCTACCACGCCGACCGCCCGGCCCCGCCGGCGCCCTGGGATCACCCTCATGTCCACGGCGCGAATCTCGGCGTCAGCGCCAACGCCTACCGTGACGTCGAAGGGTTCCAGCCGCTCGCGGTGGGCGAGGACCGTGCCCTGGTCCGCGCACTCCTCCGACGGGGCCACCGCATCCTGCGAACGGACGAATGCCCTGTCCTGACCTCCGACCGGCTCCACGCCCGCGCCACCGGTGGATTCGCCCATGACCTCGCGGTCATCTCGACACACACCACAACGCCCCGACCGTCACAGGAGGGGAACAGCTCGAACCGGGCGGACCGGGCATCGATCAGGCAGACGAGAGCTTTGGCGGACGAGGCCGGCATCGAGCAGCGCGACGGCCACCGGCCGTCGCTGGGCGG
- a CDS encoding acyl-CoA dehydrogenase → MSHVFSPDRAESAGARQRRGFSAEESRRLTAETFTAQVSALDGVFPLPGGGRTQERFEALAAAGERDVCVARLLEGHVDAAAILAELGAPPPGPGERWGVWAAQPPGEGLTAERSGAGWVLRGLKRYCSGAHSCTHALVTAEAPDGGRLFRVRLGEGTCPVPETWQALGMAGSDTPDVRFDAVSAESLGGVGSYVQRPGFQHGGVGVAACWYGGARAVARTLAEAAARRSEPFTDAHLGAVDMRLHAAGAVLEQAAREIDRDPLDTAGAARLRSLRVRSFVESVCADVLTHVGRATGAGPLCHDERHARAAADLTVYIRQHHAERDLAELGTLVARQGSL, encoded by the coding sequence ATGTCTCACGTTTTCTCCCCCGACCGGGCCGAGTCCGCAGGGGCGCGCCAGCGTCGCGGCTTCTCTGCGGAGGAGTCGCGCCGTCTGACGGCAGAGACGTTCACCGCGCAGGTGTCGGCACTGGACGGCGTTTTCCCGCTGCCGGGAGGCGGCCGGACACAGGAGCGGTTCGAGGCGCTGGCGGCGGCGGGCGAGCGGGACGTGTGCGTGGCGCGTCTGCTGGAGGGGCATGTGGACGCCGCGGCGATCCTGGCGGAACTGGGGGCGCCTCCGCCGGGGCCCGGCGAACGATGGGGGGTCTGGGCGGCGCAGCCGCCCGGTGAGGGGCTGACCGCCGAGCGGTCCGGCGCCGGATGGGTGCTGCGTGGACTGAAGCGGTACTGCTCCGGCGCCCACTCCTGCACTCATGCGTTGGTGACGGCGGAGGCGCCCGACGGGGGCCGTCTCTTCCGCGTCCGGCTCGGCGAGGGCACCTGCCCGGTGCCCGAGACGTGGCAGGCGCTGGGCATGGCCGGCAGTGACACGCCCGATGTCCGTTTCGACGCCGTGTCCGCCGAATCTCTCGGGGGTGTCGGGTCGTACGTTCAGCGGCCGGGTTTCCAGCACGGCGGCGTCGGCGTGGCCGCCTGCTGGTACGGAGGGGCGCGTGCGGTCGCCCGTACCCTGGCGGAGGCTGCGGCCCGGCGCTCGGAGCCCTTCACCGATGCTCACCTCGGCGCCGTCGACATGCGCCTGCACGCCGCCGGTGCGGTGCTCGAACAGGCCGCCCGCGAAATCGACCGTGATCCTCTCGACACGGCGGGCGCCGCCCGGCTGCGGAGCCTGCGCGTGCGCTCCTTCGTCGAGTCCGTCTGCGCCGATGTCCTCACCCACGTCGGGCGGGCCACCGGTGCGGGCCCGCTGTGCCACGACGAACGCCACGCTCGTGCGGCGGCCGACCTCACCGTCTACATCCGGCAGCACCACGCCGAGCGCGACCTCGCCGAACTCGGCACGCTCGTCGCCCGTCAGGGGTCACTGTGA